The Deinococcus sedimenti genome has a segment encoding these proteins:
- a CDS encoding AIM24 family protein — translation MTLLQPGEKRRLSDLTPDTRVRVQVTHDLSGADVSVFGLDRERQLRDDRYFVFFNSLQSPAREVQLHLDGPRATFDVDLGALPPSIERLVFVISHDQSPMSRLGQLRLSLQDPAGTERAAVQLTGTAFTAERALMIAELYRHSGEWRLGSIAQGFQGGLDALLTYFGGQIAEDTPATPPTPVPPPAPTPTPTPPAPTPTPTPPAPTPPAPPPVPPADLSPSGPGGQGASIADFLRASAEQDRPGEVFELESSKMLEVKVNGRVWSKLGAMVAYKGRLDFQRASTLSDLMGGMRGGGMGGLLGAAMRMGSGEMGPLVSIQGQGVCYLADQGKEVSIIRLQGDTLNVSGNDLLAFEDTVTHEITMQRSVAGMVSGGLFSVRMSGYGLVAILSHGKPLTLRVTPQEPVFTDPNATIAWSEHLRPDLRVAQDLRSMFGRGGGETLQMAFQGSGFVIVQPYEESPAMSNLPTH, via the coding sequence ATGACCCTGCTGCAACCTGGCGAGAAACGCCGCCTATCCGACCTCACCCCAGACACCCGAGTGCGCGTGCAGGTCACCCATGACCTGAGCGGCGCGGACGTGAGCGTGTTCGGCCTGGACCGGGAGCGCCAGCTGCGCGACGACCGGTATTTTGTGTTCTTCAACAGCCTCCAGAGCCCCGCGCGGGAGGTGCAGTTGCACCTGGACGGCCCGCGCGCCACGTTCGACGTGGACCTCGGGGCGCTGCCGCCCAGCATCGAGCGGCTGGTGTTCGTGATCTCGCACGACCAGAGCCCCATGAGCCGCCTGGGGCAGCTGCGCCTGAGTCTCCAGGACCCGGCAGGCACCGAGCGGGCCGCTGTGCAGCTCACCGGCACGGCGTTCACGGCGGAACGCGCCCTGATGATCGCGGAACTGTACCGGCACAGCGGCGAGTGGCGACTCGGGAGTATCGCGCAGGGCTTCCAGGGCGGGCTGGACGCGCTGCTGACGTACTTCGGTGGGCAGATCGCTGAGGACACGCCGGCCACGCCGCCCACGCCGGTCCCTCCCCCCGCACCGACGCCGACCCCGACGCCGCCAGCACCGACACCCACGCCCACTCCTCCTGCACCTACGCCTCCCGCGCCGCCTCCCGTCCCTCCTGCGGACCTATCCCCCAGCGGGCCGGGCGGGCAGGGCGCCAGCATCGCGGATTTCCTGCGGGCCAGCGCCGAGCAGGACCGGCCCGGGGAGGTCTTCGAGCTCGAGTCCAGCAAGATGCTGGAAGTGAAGGTCAACGGCCGGGTGTGGAGCAAGCTCGGCGCGATGGTCGCGTACAAGGGGCGGCTCGACTTCCAGCGGGCCAGCACGCTGAGTGACCTGATGGGCGGCATGCGCGGCGGTGGCATGGGCGGCCTCCTGGGCGCCGCCATGCGGATGGGCAGCGGGGAGATGGGGCCCCTCGTGAGCATTCAGGGGCAGGGCGTGTGCTACCTCGCCGATCAGGGCAAGGAAGTGTCGATCATCCGCCTGCAGGGCGACACGCTGAACGTCAGCGGCAACGACCTGCTCGCGTTTGAGGACACCGTCACCCATGAGATCACGATGCAGCGCTCCGTGGCAGGCATGGTGTCGGGCGGGCTGTTCAGCGTGCGGATGAGTGGGTACGGCCTGGTGGCCATCCTGAGTCACGGCAAACCGCTGACCCTGCGGGTCACGCCGCAGGAGCCGGTCTTCACGGACCCCAACGCGACCATCGCTTGGAGTGAGCACCTACGCCCGGACCTGCGGGTCGCGCAGGACCTGCGGTCCATGTTCGGGCGGGGCGGCGGCGAGACCCTGCAGATGGCCTTCCAGGGCAGCGGCTTCGTGATCGTGCAGCCCTACGAGGAGTCCCCGGCCATGAGCAACCTGCCCACCCACTGA
- a CDS encoding DNA polymerase III subunit alpha, producing MAGFFLTAAEVTDYCRAHGILAAGRGSAAGSVLCYALGITLSDPLAHGLLFERFLHTGRTSMPDVDIDIASSRRDQVLSWVEDRWGLTGTGEAMVANRITYRLKSAIQDLGRALGLPPELRDRLSRALGRDYGHLRPHRAREAEAVFTEVLGDAPVKDALLTLLERLEPKFTRHLAPHSGGVVLSSESLTHYSPLTRSSGGIRMLTFDKDDVERLGLIKLDLLGLRMLAALERAREEVLRLTGEWVEYGQLPDDPGVWREISTGDTMALFQIESPAQVQMTARLQPKDMTQLAHQIALIRPGPIQSGTVHPYVRRARGEEPVPDLPEPLQSILAPTHGTLMFQEQILRIAVQYAGMDWPQADRFRSRLSKVEDPDELAALRVSFLEGAAATVGAFPWEADAVFEQCAAFRGYGFAESHAHAFAQHSYASAYMRRHHPAAYFAAFLTEAPGMWPASTIASEAARRGVRLTGACVNRSGVSYRAESVHTVRVPLTAVEAISADTARQIVQERLTNGKFQGVEDFYDRVQIKRDALDTLVKAGAFDALDRQRNRREAYFVLQTVAHARPPGTRALLAPEAALPDVPELPIDLQAALDTGLTGTTPTGRHQLDAHRARLRDLGCETLASLRHGATCWAAGVIVAKQRPPTAKGFAFYVLEDATGRVQAIISPDLWEAHRALLRDARALIVRGQVTRQGRAVTVRVEGLAELPLRPGGAAQAAD from the coding sequence ATGGCCGGGTTCTTCCTGACGGCCGCCGAGGTCACCGACTACTGCCGCGCGCATGGGATCCTTGCAGCGGGCCGAGGCAGTGCCGCTGGGAGCGTGCTGTGTTACGCGCTGGGCATCACCCTGAGTGATCCCCTGGCGCATGGCCTGCTGTTCGAGCGTTTCCTGCACACCGGCAGGACGTCCATGCCGGACGTGGACATCGACATCGCCAGTTCCCGGCGGGATCAGGTGCTGAGCTGGGTGGAGGACCGCTGGGGCCTGACCGGCACCGGGGAGGCGATGGTCGCCAACCGCATCACGTACCGCCTGAAGAGCGCCATCCAGGACCTGGGGCGGGCGCTGGGCCTCCCACCGGAGCTGCGCGACCGGCTCTCTCGAGCCCTGGGACGGGACTACGGGCACCTGCGGCCGCACCGGGCGAGGGAAGCCGAAGCGGTCTTCACTGAGGTGCTGGGCGACGCGCCTGTGAAAGACGCCCTGCTGACGCTCCTGGAGCGCCTCGAGCCGAAATTCACCCGGCACCTCGCGCCGCACTCGGGGGGCGTGGTGCTCAGCAGTGAGTCCCTCACGCACTACAGCCCCCTCACGCGCAGCTCCGGGGGCATCCGGATGCTGACTTTCGACAAGGACGACGTGGAACGCCTGGGCCTGATCAAGCTGGACCTGCTGGGGTTGCGGATGCTCGCAGCCCTGGAACGCGCCCGGGAGGAGGTCCTCAGACTGACCGGTGAGTGGGTCGAGTACGGGCAGCTCCCCGATGACCCCGGGGTCTGGCGGGAGATCAGCACCGGCGACACCATGGCGCTCTTCCAGATCGAGTCCCCGGCGCAGGTGCAGATGACCGCCCGGCTGCAACCGAAGGACATGACGCAGCTTGCGCACCAGATCGCATTGATCCGCCCCGGACCCATTCAGAGCGGCACCGTGCATCCGTACGTGCGCCGCGCCAGGGGAGAAGAGCCTGTCCCAGACCTGCCTGAGCCTCTCCAGTCCATCCTGGCCCCCACCCACGGGACGCTGATGTTCCAGGAGCAGATCCTGCGCATTGCCGTGCAGTACGCGGGCATGGACTGGCCGCAGGCGGACCGCTTCCGGAGTCGCCTGAGCAAGGTGGAGGACCCGGACGAGCTGGCTGCCCTGCGCGTGAGCTTCCTAGAGGGCGCAGCCGCGACGGTCGGGGCTTTTCCCTGGGAGGCGGACGCGGTGTTCGAGCAGTGCGCGGCGTTCCGGGGGTACGGGTTCGCGGAGAGTCACGCGCACGCGTTCGCCCAGCACAGCTACGCCAGCGCGTACATGCGCCGTCACCATCCAGCGGCGTACTTCGCAGCGTTCCTGACCGAAGCGCCCGGCATGTGGCCCGCGAGTACCATCGCCTCGGAAGCGGCCCGGCGAGGCGTCCGGCTGACCGGTGCGTGCGTGAACCGCTCAGGTGTGTCGTACCGCGCAGAGTCCGTCCACACGGTCCGCGTGCCCCTCACAGCTGTTGAGGCGATCAGTGCGGACACGGCCCGGCAGATCGTGCAGGAACGCCTGACGAATGGCAAATTCCAGGGCGTCGAAGACTTCTACGACCGCGTGCAGATCAAGCGGGATGCGCTCGACACCCTGGTGAAGGCTGGGGCGTTCGACGCGCTTGACCGGCAGCGCAACCGCCGGGAGGCGTACTTCGTCCTCCAGACGGTCGCCCACGCCCGCCCGCCCGGGACGCGGGCCCTGCTCGCGCCTGAGGCGGCCCTGCCCGACGTGCCTGAGTTGCCCATTGACCTGCAGGCCGCGCTGGATACGGGGCTCACCGGGACGACCCCGACCGGGCGTCATCAGCTGGACGCCCACCGCGCTCGGCTGCGCGACCTGGGCTGCGAGACCCTGGCCAGCTTGCGGCACGGGGCCACCTGCTGGGCCGCAGGCGTGATCGTGGCGAAGCAGCGGCCGCCCACCGCGAAGGGCTTCGCGTTCTACGTGCTGGAGGACGCCACAGGACGAGTCCAGGCGATCATCAGCCCGGACCTGTGGGAGGCCCACCGGGCCCTGCTGCGCGACGCGCGCGCCCTGA
- a CDS encoding TerD family protein: MTLTLLPGERRALRDLGVITHVEVTVAYGMPDLHVAVLALDEQRHLRPSGVASPATPDLLGGAVTGAYAEGKARFAVHLTDLPEEVKRVVLVAGHDERPVAQAQALTVQLGGHVFEPLPLLTHEKAVVLLELYATTTGWRVAAVGQGHQGGWDDLLTAVAATPEQITAWSGQRLAMRQRDAFTEWEVQDASGAALLSLREAQPLDFRDAAPVTLSDDQKVQLGHALQGAVRMAGATLPSLLSASTYRLVLNPEMQKAIRGGAQMMNVDGGLTGFVRNAQTGRIMGAGHFRPDQLMRVTAVATVAFQVAAFVTAQYYLHAINQELKSIDRKLDGLQEFLDGQAMGRLLARLKSVQRNAKLLQQRPLDAEERTAALASVLELIHESESQVAQHELPMANLEDALRDSGTFKLEEARRSLKKHTRHMNTALFAAATNIRALEVGVQLGWAPDRVSLHEEDLRRSLQTLERATAVFAQALTHYDAQASARNAPGSETEFSVRGVVAGLFGRLMQGRRNKQDQQRAAFKDQPDGWVPTLTTHQHMLTQLQAQLGQFQTMRAGILREQQKPQTLILQLDHQGTVVQSYLEQERELDTVR; the protein is encoded by the coding sequence GTGACGCTGACCCTCCTGCCCGGCGAGCGACGGGCCCTGCGGGACCTGGGTGTCATCACCCACGTCGAGGTGACCGTGGCGTACGGGATGCCTGACCTGCACGTCGCCGTTCTGGCCCTGGATGAGCAGCGTCACCTGCGGCCGTCAGGCGTGGCGTCCCCGGCCACACCGGACCTGCTGGGCGGCGCGGTGACCGGCGCGTACGCAGAGGGAAAGGCGCGCTTCGCTGTCCACCTCACTGATCTCCCTGAAGAGGTCAAGCGCGTGGTGCTGGTGGCCGGTCACGACGAGCGTCCAGTTGCCCAGGCCCAGGCTCTGACCGTCCAGCTGGGCGGGCATGTCTTCGAGCCGCTGCCGCTGCTCACGCACGAAAAAGCCGTGGTGCTGCTGGAACTATACGCCACGACCACCGGCTGGCGGGTCGCGGCTGTTGGTCAGGGCCACCAGGGCGGATGGGATGACCTGCTCACAGCGGTTGCCGCCACCCCCGAGCAGATCACCGCGTGGTCGGGTCAGCGCCTGGCCATGCGTCAGCGGGACGCGTTCACGGAATGGGAGGTGCAGGACGCCAGCGGCGCGGCGCTCCTCAGCCTCCGGGAAGCGCAACCGCTCGATTTCAGGGACGCGGCCCCGGTCACCCTGTCTGACGATCAGAAGGTTCAGTTGGGCCACGCCCTGCAGGGCGCTGTCCGGATGGCAGGAGCGACCCTGCCGTCCCTGCTCAGCGCCAGCACCTACCGCCTGGTGCTGAATCCCGAGATGCAGAAAGCCATTCGCGGCGGCGCGCAGATGATGAACGTCGACGGTGGCCTGACCGGCTTCGTGCGAAACGCGCAGACCGGCCGCATCATGGGCGCCGGGCATTTCCGCCCGGATCAGCTGATGCGCGTCACGGCCGTCGCCACCGTCGCGTTTCAGGTGGCCGCGTTCGTGACCGCGCAGTACTACCTGCACGCCATCAATCAGGAACTGAAATCCATCGACCGGAAACTCGACGGTCTGCAGGAATTCCTGGACGGCCAGGCCATGGGCCGCCTGCTCGCCCGCCTGAAAAGCGTGCAGCGGAATGCGAAGCTCCTGCAGCAGCGGCCCCTGGATGCCGAGGAGCGGACAGCCGCGCTGGCCAGCGTGCTGGAGTTGATCCATGAGTCCGAAAGTCAGGTCGCGCAGCATGAACTGCCTATGGCCAATCTGGAAGACGCCCTGAGGGACAGCGGGACCTTCAAACTGGAGGAGGCCAGACGCAGCCTGAAGAAGCACACGCGGCACATGAACACCGCGCTGTTCGCCGCGGCGACCAACATCCGGGCGTTGGAGGTCGGCGTGCAGCTGGGGTGGGCGCCGGACCGGGTTTCACTGCACGAGGAGGACCTGCGGCGGTCCCTGCAGACCCTCGAGCGCGCCACGGCCGTGTTTGCGCAGGCGCTCACGCACTACGACGCGCAGGCCAGCGCCCGGAACGCGCCGGGCAGCGAGACAGAGTTCTCGGTGCGTGGCGTGGTGGCCGGCCTGTTCGGCCGCCTGATGCAGGGCCGCCGGAACAAACAGGACCAGCAGCGGGCCGCGTTCAAAGATCAGCCGGACGGCTGGGTGCCCACCTTGACCACGCACCAGCACATGCTGACCCAGCTGCAGGCCCAACTCGGTCAGTTCCAGACGATGCGCGCTGGCATCCTGCGCGAACAGCAGAAACCGCAGACCCTGATCCTTCAACTGGACCACCAGGGCACTGTGGTTCAGTCGTACCTGGAACAGGAGCGGGAACTGGACACCGTCCGCTGA
- a CDS encoding helix-turn-helix domain-containing protein produces the protein MGRQKQCVVALTAHERQELTDMTRKGVHSARVITRARLLLLSDQGLKDRDVAERVGVSTVTVASIRRKFVQGGLKAALYERARPKQPPKLDAHGTAILIAEVCSAPVGRETWTMRLLADRLVTLGVVDRISDETVRRTLKKTSSSRGRSRGGVSPR, from the coding sequence ATGGGGCGACAGAAACAGTGTGTGGTGGCGTTGACGGCACACGAGCGGCAGGAACTGACGGATATGACCCGCAAAGGCGTCCACAGTGCGCGGGTCATCACCCGCGCACGGCTGTTGCTACTCAGTGACCAGGGACTGAAGGATCGGGACGTCGCCGAGCGCGTGGGTGTCAGCACCGTGACCGTAGCGTCCATCCGACGTAAGTTCGTACAGGGCGGCCTGAAGGCCGCCCTGTACGAAAGAGCCCGGCCGAAACAGCCGCCCAAACTTGATGCGCACGGGACGGCCATCCTCATTGCCGAAGTGTGCTCCGCGCCCGTCGGGCGCGAAACCTGGACGATGCGGTTGCTGGCTGATCGCCTGGTGACGCTGGGGGTCGTGGACCGCATCAGTGATGAAACTGTCCGGCGTACGCTGAAAAAAACGTCCTCAAGCCGTGGCAGGTCGAGAGGTGGTGTGTCGCCCAGGTAG